One segment of Clostridium botulinum DNA contains the following:
- a CDS encoding TrmH family RNA methyltransferase, translating into MIFIESKENTIYKEAKKLKDRKNRNKINKYVIEGFRLVDEAIKANLDIDYLILTEIGYEKLDNYIDKDKIKKHKVYCITDTLFKELASTENPQGIIAIVKMNNKKLDFQGDFYLFCDKVQDPGNLGTIIRTAHAAGVNGIVLSKGTVDIYNEKTIRSTMGSLFYMPIYYDDDEFSLIKSLKKDGFTLIVTSLESSKDFFKEDLKGKIILTVGNEGNGVSNEVLDLADRRVKIPMPGGAESLNVAIATSIIIYEKVRQNVVNI; encoded by the coding sequence TTGATTTTCATTGAGAGTAAAGAAAATACTATATATAAAGAAGCTAAAAAACTCAAAGATAGAAAAAATAGAAATAAGATAAATAAGTATGTTATTGAGGGATTTAGGCTTGTTGATGAAGCTATAAAAGCAAATTTAGATATAGATTATTTAATATTAACTGAAATAGGATATGAAAAATTAGATAATTATATAGATAAAGATAAGATAAAAAAACATAAAGTATACTGTATTACGGATACTTTATTTAAAGAATTAGCATCAACAGAAAATCCTCAAGGAATAATTGCTATAGTTAAAATGAATAACAAAAAATTAGATTTTCAAGGAGATTTTTATTTATTCTGTGATAAAGTACAAGATCCGGGAAATTTAGGTACTATAATAAGAACAGCTCATGCAGCTGGAGTAAACGGAATAGTATTATCTAAAGGAACTGTTGATATATATAATGAAAAAACAATAAGATCAACAATGGGTTCATTATTTTATATGCCTATATATTATGATGATGATGAGTTTTCGTTAATAAAATCATTAAAAAAAGATGGATTTACCTTAATAGTTACATCACTTGAAAGTAGTAAAGACTTTTTTAAAGAAGATTTAAAAGGGAAGATTATACTTACAGTTGGTAATGAAGGCAATGGTGTTTCTAATGAAGTGTTAGATTTAGCTGATAGAAGAGTTAAAATACCAATGCCAGGTGGTGCTGAATCTTTAAATGTAGCTATAGCTACTTCAATTATTATCTATGAAAAAGTAAGACAAAATGTTGTTAATATTTAA
- the infC gene encoding translation initiation factor IF-3: MKSISKDYFINEEIRQKELRVVANDGEQLGVISSREAMRMAEEQELDLVMISPNANPPVCKIMDFGKFIYEQSKKEKEAKKKQKVVSVKEVRVSLTIEEHDISIKAKNARKFLLDGDKVKITVRFRGREMELTHIGARILDNFAKKLEDVCQIEKHPKKEGRNMTMVLGPKKG, from the coding sequence GTGAAAAGTATTAGTAAAGATTATTTTATTAATGAAGAGATAAGACAAAAAGAATTAAGAGTAGTTGCAAATGATGGAGAACAATTAGGTGTGATTTCTTCAAGAGAAGCTATGAGAATGGCAGAAGAACAAGAATTGGACTTGGTTATGATTTCACCAAATGCAAACCCTCCAGTGTGTAAAATAATGGACTTTGGTAAGTTCATATATGAACAATCTAAAAAAGAAAAAGAAGCTAAGAAGAAACAAAAGGTTGTAAGTGTTAAAGAAGTAAGAGTAAGTCTTACTATAGAAGAACATGATATTTCTATAAAAGCAAAGAATGCCAGAAAATTCTTATTAGACGGAGATAAAGTTAAAATCACTGTTAGATTTAGAGGTAGAGAGATGGAATTGACTCATATTGGAGCAAGAATTCTTGATAACTTCGCAAAGAAATTGGAAGATGTCTGCCAAATAGAAAAGCATCCAAAAAAAGAAGGCAGAAACATGACAATGGTTTTAGGCCCTAAAAAGGGATAA
- a CDS encoding TrkH family potassium uptake protein: MGKVLTKKSRLNAVQVLAIGFAIVALIGALILTLPISSASGESTNFIDAIFTSTSAVCVTGLVTLDTGTYWSTFGQVIIIILIEVGGMGFMSFTTFIAILLGKKITLRDRLLMQEAMNTFNIEGLVRMVQYVFALTFSVQFFGALLLSTQFIPQFGFSRGLFYSVFHSISAFCNAGFDLFGNFNSLTSYSSNIVVILSISALIIIGGLGFTVWLEIYNYNKNSKKLSLNCKVVLLVTIFLIIFGFICIFLFEYKNMQTIGGMTFKDKILNSFFASVSPRTAGFNSMSTDDMTMSGKLITIILMFIGGSSGSTAGGLKTATFGVLILTVISVLKGREDTEAFEKRFSKDLVYKAFTLFFIAMMLVIVVTMVLTIVEPNQSFINLLYEATSAFGTVGLTTGVTQQLSVAGKIVIMITMYCGRVGPLTVILALLNRKKKKGYRYPEGKILIG, from the coding sequence ATGGGAAAAGTTCTGACAAAAAAATCAAGACTTAATGCAGTTCAAGTATTAGCTATAGGATTTGCTATAGTTGCTTTAATAGGAGCACTTATATTAACTTTACCTATTTCTTCGGCCAGTGGAGAAAGTACAAATTTTATAGATGCTATTTTTACATCTACATCAGCAGTATGTGTTACTGGTTTAGTTACATTAGATACAGGCACTTATTGGAGTACTTTTGGTCAAGTTATAATCATAATCTTAATAGAAGTTGGTGGTATGGGTTTCATGTCCTTTACTACGTTTATTGCAATACTATTAGGAAAAAAAATAACATTAAGAGATAGACTGTTAATGCAGGAAGCTATGAATACCTTTAATATTGAAGGTTTGGTAAGAATGGTTCAATATGTTTTTGCATTAACATTTTCAGTTCAGTTTTTTGGAGCGCTATTATTATCAACTCAGTTCATACCACAGTTTGGATTTTCAAGGGGATTATTTTATAGTGTATTTCATTCTATTTCAGCATTTTGTAATGCTGGTTTTGATTTATTTGGAAATTTTAATAGTTTGACTAGTTATTCTAGTAATATAGTAGTAATATTAAGCATAAGTGCTTTAATAATAATTGGTGGTTTAGGTTTTACAGTATGGCTTGAAATATATAATTATAACAAGAATTCTAAAAAATTATCACTTAATTGTAAAGTAGTATTATTAGTTACTATATTTTTAATTATTTTTGGATTTATATGTATCTTTTTATTTGAATATAAAAATATGCAGACTATAGGTGGAATGACTTTTAAGGATAAGATATTAAATTCCTTTTTTGCATCTGTATCACCAAGAACAGCTGGTTTTAATAGTATGTCTACTGATGATATGACTATGTCTGGTAAGTTAATTACTATAATATTAATGTTTATAGGAGGATCATCAGGATCAACAGCAGGTGGTTTAAAAACTGCTACATTTGGTGTTTTAATTTTAACAGTAATTTCTGTTTTGAAAGGAAGAGAAGATACTGAAGCGTTTGAAAAAAGATTTTCAAAAGACTTAGTATATAAAGCCTTTACTTTGTTTTTTATTGCAATGATGCTTGTTATTGTAGTGACCATGGTTCTTACTATAGTTGAACCAAATCAATCATTTATAAATTTACTTTATGAAGCGACTTCAGCTTTTGGTACGGTAGGGTTAACGACTGGTGTAACTCAACAATTATCAGTTGCAGGAAAGATTGTAATAATGATTACTATGTATTGTGGTAGAGTTGGTCCATTAACTGTAATTTTAGCATTATTAAATAGAAAGAAAAAGAAAGGATATAGATATCCAGAAGGTAAGATATTGATAGGATAG
- the rpmI gene encoding 50S ribosomal protein L35, translated as MPKMKSHRGAAKRFKKTGTGKLKRAKAFKSHILTKKSPKTKRNLRKGGYVSKSEEKVMKKLLPYL; from the coding sequence ATGCCAAAAATGAAAAGCCACAGAGGTGCAGCAAAGAGATTTAAGAAAACAGGTACAGGAAAGCTTAAGAGAGCGAAAGCATTCAAGAGCCATATATTAACAAAGAAGAGTCCTAAAACTAAGAGAAATCTTAGAAAAGGTGGATACGTATCAAAATCAGAAGAAAAAGTAATGAAAAAATTATTACCATATCTATAA
- the pheS gene encoding phenylalanine--tRNA ligase subunit alpha, whose amino-acid sequence MKEKLKELQELAIKQIENSIKSNELEEIRVKFLGKKGELTTILRGMGGLSPEERPLVGKLVNEAKAKVEEKLESAIKKIKDKEKAEKLAGETIDISLPGKKQVIGKSHPLELTLKNMEDIFVSMGFTIEEGPEVEYDHYNFEALNIPKNHPARSEQDTLYINDNIVLRTQTSPVQVRTMENQKPPIKMISPGKVYRSDSVDATHSPIFYQMEGLVIDKGVTFADLKGTLELFAKKMFGDKVETKFRPHHFPFTEPSAEMDATCFVCGGEGCRVCKNSGWIELLGCGMVHPNVLRNCGIDPEVYSGFAFGFGVDRMVMLKYGIDDIRLLYESDMRFLNQF is encoded by the coding sequence ATGAAGGAAAAACTTAAAGAATTACAAGAGCTTGCAATAAAGCAAATTGAAAATTCAATTAAAAGTAATGAATTAGAAGAAATTAGAGTTAAGTTCTTAGGAAAAAAAGGAGAACTTACTACAATATTAAGAGGTATGGGGGGATTATCTCCAGAAGAAAGACCTTTAGTAGGAAAATTAGTTAATGAAGCAAAAGCTAAAGTAGAAGAAAAACTAGAGTCAGCAATAAAGAAAATAAAGGATAAAGAAAAGGCTGAAAAACTTGCAGGTGAAACAATAGATATTTCACTTCCAGGTAAAAAGCAAGTAATAGGAAAAAGTCATCCTTTAGAATTAACACTTAAAAATATGGAAGATATATTTGTATCAATGGGATTCACAATTGAAGAAGGTCCAGAAGTTGAATATGATCATTATAATTTTGAAGCATTAAATATACCTAAGAATCATCCAGCAAGAAGTGAGCAAGATACATTATATATAAATGATAATATAGTTCTTAGAACTCAAACTTCACCAGTTCAAGTTAGAACTATGGAAAATCAAAAGCCACCAATTAAGATGATTTCGCCAGGTAAGGTTTATAGATCAGATTCAGTTGATGCTACACATTCACCTATATTTTATCAAATGGAAGGCTTAGTTATAGATAAGGGAGTTACTTTTGCCGATTTAAAAGGAACTCTAGAGTTATTTGCTAAGAAGATGTTTGGAGATAAAGTTGAAACTAAGTTCAGACCACATCACTTCCCATTTACAGAACCATCTGCTGAAATGGATGCAACTTGTTTTGTTTGTGGAGGAGAAGGTTGTAGAGTATGTAAGAATAGTGGATGGATAGAGCTTCTAGGCTGTGGTATGGTTCATCCAAATGTACTTAGAAACTGTGGAATAGATCCAGAAGTATATAGTGGATTTGCTTTTGGATTTGGTGTTGATAGAATGGTAATGCTTAAATACGGAATAGATGATATAAGATTATTATATGAAAGTGATATGAGATTTTTAAACCAATTTTAG
- a CDS encoding sodium-translocating pyrophosphatase — translation MNQYLVTKLLGLVGVVALIAMVFLCILVRYVFKQELGNEQMKEISNAIKDGAMAFLKRQYKTIYILAIVVAILLGFVTKGKYSFNWYTFISFFAGAICSGIAGFIGMYVAVSANIRVAQGAKHSLNKSLQISFRGGAVTGLAVTTLSLIGVSLLFWAFGGGDSNVEVVKRAPQLIVGYGFGASFVALFAQLGGGIYTKAADVGADLVGKVEAGIPEDDPRNPAVIADLVGDNVGDCAGRGADLFESTAAENIGAMILGIALYPVFGVCGILFPLIARASGIIASIFGIFSVKTKEDKDPMKSLNKGYFITTVLCAIFLFPITKLMLSGIGEYANKVKYINFYGCAIIGLLLSFAFVYITQYYTSYNFRPVKEIAKSSLTGPATNIISGISVGLESTFAPVLVIAIAIFSSYWLGNHSGLSELGFNGGLYGTAIATMGMLSTCSYILAMDTFGPITDNAGGITEMSGAPEEMRVITDKLDACGNTTKALTKGYAVGSAALATFLLFSAYIDEVKASKHLAANAIYSVDIGKPEVFIGALIGAMVVFLFSSTAIRAVGKAAQYVILEVRRQFKEKPGIMDRKDKPDYRACVDIVTKGALKEMILPGVIVIVTPIAVGLILGAEAAGAMLMVATIVGVLMALFFNNGGGAWDNAKKFIELGNFGGKKSEAHKAGVVGDTVGDPFKDTAGPSIHVLIKLFSTITLVLATIFVTYGLM, via the coding sequence ATGAATCAATACTTAGTTACAAAACTTCTAGGATTAGTTGGTGTAGTTGCATTAATAGCAATGGTGTTCTTATGCATATTAGTAAGGTACGTTTTTAAACAAGAATTGGGAAATGAACAAATGAAGGAAATTTCAAATGCAATTAAAGATGGAGCAATGGCATTTTTAAAAAGGCAGTATAAAACCATTTATATTTTAGCAATAGTAGTAGCAATATTATTAGGATTTGTTACTAAAGGAAAATACAGTTTTAATTGGTATACGTTCATATCATTTTTTGCAGGAGCAATATGTTCAGGTATTGCTGGATTCATTGGTATGTATGTTGCTGTTAGTGCTAATATAAGAGTAGCTCAAGGTGCTAAGCATAGTCTGAATAAATCTCTTCAAATATCATTTAGGGGAGGAGCTGTAACTGGGCTAGCTGTTACAACACTTAGTTTGATTGGAGTGAGTTTGTTATTCTGGGCATTTGGAGGAGGAGATTCAAATGTTGAAGTTGTTAAACGAGCACCACAACTAATAGTAGGATACGGATTTGGAGCAAGCTTTGTTGCATTATTTGCACAACTTGGAGGTGGAATATATACTAAGGCAGCTGATGTTGGTGCGGATTTGGTTGGAAAAGTAGAAGCAGGTATTCCAGAAGATGATCCAAGGAATCCAGCTGTTATAGCTGATCTTGTAGGAGATAATGTAGGTGATTGTGCAGGCCGTGGAGCAGATTTGTTTGAATCTACTGCAGCTGAAAATATAGGAGCTATGATATTAGGAATAGCACTGTATCCTGTATTTGGAGTGTGTGGAATCTTATTTCCACTAATAGCTCGTGCTTCAGGAATAATAGCATCAATTTTTGGAATATTTTCAGTTAAAACAAAAGAAGATAAAGATCCAATGAAATCACTAAATAAAGGTTACTTTATAACAACAGTATTGTGTGCAATATTTTTATTTCCTATAACTAAATTAATGCTTAGTGGGATTGGTGAGTATGCAAATAAAGTTAAATATATTAATTTTTATGGCTGTGCAATTATTGGTTTATTATTAAGCTTTGCTTTCGTATATATAACTCAATACTATACTTCTTATAATTTTAGACCTGTAAAAGAGATTGCAAAGTCTTCATTAACAGGTCCTGCAACTAATATAATTTCTGGTATATCTGTAGGTCTTGAAAGTACATTTGCACCTGTATTAGTTATAGCTATAGCAATATTTTCTTCATATTGGTTAGGTAATCACAGTGGATTATCAGAGCTTGGATTTAATGGAGGATTGTATGGTACGGCAATTGCAACAATGGGAATGTTATCTACTTGTTCTTATATTCTAGCTATGGATACTTTTGGTCCTATAACAGATAATGCAGGTGGAATAACTGAAATGTCTGGTGCTCCAGAAGAAATGAGAGTTATAACAGATAAGTTAGATGCTTGCGGAAATACAACAAAAGCTTTAACAAAAGGATATGCTGTTGGTAGTGCAGCTTTAGCAACATTTTTATTGTTTTCTGCTTATATAGACGAGGTTAAAGCTAGTAAACATTTAGCTGCAAATGCAATATACAGTGTTGATATAGGAAAGCCAGAAGTATTTATAGGTGCACTAATAGGTGCTATGGTTGTATTTTTATTTAGTTCTACTGCAATTAGAGCTGTTGGAAAAGCTGCTCAATATGTAATATTAGAAGTAAGAAGACAATTTAAGGAAAAACCAGGGATTATGGATAGAAAGGATAAGCCTGATTATAGAGCTTGTGTTGATATAGTGACCAAAGGTGCATTAAAAGAAATGATTTTACCAGGCGTAATAGTTATTGTGACTCCTATAGCAGTTGGACTTATTTTGGGAGCAGAAGCAGCCGGAGCAATGCTTATGGTAGCTACTATCGTTGGTGTTTTAATGGCTCTATTTTTCAATAACGGTGGTGGTGCTTGGGATAATGCAAAGAAATTTATTGAATTAGGAAATTTCGGAGGGAAAAAATCAGAAGCTCATAAAGCAGGAGTTGTTGGAGATACAGTAGGAGATCCGTTTAAAGATACAGCAGGTCCATCTATACATGTTCTTATTAAGTTATTTAGTACAATTACTCTTGTTCTTGCTACTATATTTGTGACTTATGGATTGATGTAA
- a CDS encoding potassium channel family protein, whose product MVNKQFVVIGLGRFGASVAKTLYDLGNDVLVIDKDEDIIQDISDNVTHAVQMDSTDENALRTLGLRNFDVAIVTIGSNIQASIMATLLVKELGVKYIIAKANNKIHSKVLYKIGADRVILPEQDMGVRVAHNLVSSSILDYIELSSDYSIMEIEALDEWDGKSLREIKLRSQYGINVMAIKEGEDINISPSAEHIVNAKDIIVAIGSAEDLSKLEGMIVRLK is encoded by the coding sequence TTGGTAAATAAACAATTTGTAGTGATTGGGTTGGGACGATTTGGTGCTTCAGTTGCTAAGACTTTATATGATTTAGGAAATGATGTTTTAGTAATAGATAAAGATGAAGATATAATTCAAGATATTTCTGATAATGTAACGCATGCAGTTCAAATGGATTCTACTGATGAAAATGCATTAAGAACATTAGGACTTAGAAATTTTGATGTTGCAATTGTAACTATAGGGTCTAACATACAAGCAAGCATTATGGCAACTTTACTTGTTAAAGAACTAGGTGTTAAATATATAATTGCAAAAGCTAACAATAAGATTCATTCTAAAGTTTTATATAAAATCGGTGCTGATAGAGTAATATTACCAGAACAAGATATGGGAGTTAGAGTTGCTCATAACTTAGTTTCTTCTAGTATATTAGATTACATTGAATTATCTTCAGACTATAGCATAATGGAAATAGAAGCTTTAGATGAATGGGACGGAAAAAGCTTAAGAGAAATAAAATTAAGAAGTCAATATGGAATAAATGTTATGGCCATTAAAGAAGGGGAAGATATAAATATATCACCTTCAGCTGAGCACATTGTAAATGCTAAAGATATAATAGTTGCTATAGGTTCTGCGGAAGATTTAAGCAAACTTGAGGGTATGATAGTAAGATTAAAATAA
- the rplT gene encoding 50S ribosomal protein L20 has translation MARVKRAKNARKNHKKVLKLAKGYYGGKSKLFKTANESVIRALRNSYVGRKNKKRDYRRLWIARINAATRINGLSYSKFMNGIKLAGIDINRKMLSEIAINDAKAFADLVEVAKKQLNA, from the coding sequence ATGGCAAGAGTAAAGAGAGCAAAAAACGCTCGTAAGAATCATAAGAAAGTTTTAAAACTTGCAAAAGGATACTACGGTGGAAAAAGTAAGTTATTTAAAACAGCTAACGAATCAGTAATTAGAGCATTAAGAAATTCTTATGTTGGAAGAAAGAATAAAAAGAGAGATTACAGAAGATTATGGATTGCTAGAATAAACGCAGCAACAAGAATCAATGGTCTTTCATATTCAAAATTCATGAACGGAATTAAATTAGCTGGTATCGATATAAACAGAAAAATGTTATCAGAAATCGCTATAAATGATGCAAAAGCATTTGCTGATTTAGTAGAAGTAGCTAAAAAACAATTAAACGCTTAA